Below is a genomic region from Eupeodes corollae chromosome 1, idEupCoro1.1, whole genome shotgun sequence.
CCATCACTTCTCGATCGTGGTGATATTTGATTATACGGGTGATGGCCATGATGATGTTGTTGGTGCTGTTGGGGATGATGAGAGGGAGCTGGGTGATTTTGCTGCGTTGAAATTTCATCCAAGACGCGTACATGGACTCGTTCAGGACGTTGAGCATTTGGATTAATTATAGGCCGTTCTGTTGTGGATTGTGTAGACGTTGAACCGTTACCAGCCGTTGTTGGAGGCACTGTCATAGCACTCATATTGACCACAGCGTTTATGATACTCTGGTGGGATATCTCTAAAGTTCTTTCTATTTCTCCATTTACTAAGTCTCCAATTGTCTTGCTCGCCATTACACTTCCATTACTACCATTTGCGGGCCCCACATGCTGATTGGCCAATTTTTCTTGTGACAAATGCCTTCGTAGAGCCATTTTGGCTGGAGAGACTTGGGTATAATCTGGTTGAGAAGAACTTGAACTAGGTCGACTTGGTTGTTGCAATGGCTGTTGCTGTTGATTTCTTTCAATGGATAGAAGACGATCCCTTGTCGGTGGATAATACATTGCCGAGTCTGAAGAAGCCGAATGACTTCTGGTTGGTTCTTCAACAAGAGTTCGGTTCATAGTCTCCGGTGCCTTGAACTCCTGGTAATGGTGTTCATAATTTCGCCGAAAAGCTAAGTCCGTTGCGGCAGCATACAGCGCAGCATGTTGATGTGCATTCGATGGCTGCTGTAGTTGTGCCGAATGATGTTGATTGTGAGCATGCAACTGATGCATCGAAACTCCTCGTTCAAGCGAGGAAGAAGAACTGCTACTCGAGGGATTGGATTTAGGATATTTTTGATGTTGCTGATGGTGGGCGGATAATGATGAAGAAGATGATCCCGAAGAATTCGGCGGCAGAGAAGTTGATGATGATATGGAGGAAGACGACGTTGACTGCTTGGAAAAAGATGACCCCAGGTTAGAAGGTATTGCAGAGGATGATTTATAACCACTATGAGCTGTTGGTGGCATCGTTTGCGAATGGTGGTGCATATGATGAATTGGCCCATTTTGATTGGGCACACTATGTCCGTAATGATGTTGCTGCAGTGGCGGAGTTATTGGCGAAATCGTCGTTGTCGAATTCAAATGCGTGAGTCCCTGAGTTGCCACTGTTATAATATTGCTCAGATGATGGTGGTGCATTTGTTGTTGCGCCGTCTGCTGATGTTGGTGGGTGTTAGTCGAAGATTTTGAAGAGGACTTCTTCGCCGGTGATACAGGCGGGAGAGGAGCAGTTGTTTCGACTGGTTGATGTTGAGATTTTCTATGCTCCTGATCTTCATTCAGTGCTGAAGTAATAATACTCTTCAGGCGATCCTCGAAATTAGCTACTTTTGGAGATTCTTGGTGATTTTTCGATGATTTACTACTGCCTCGTCCAACACTTGCAGTCACCGATACATGATTGGCTACGATGGGAATTTGTTGTTGCTTCAGGCCACCTTGAGGTGGTGCTGGCATAAGTGCACTATCTGGTCCTGAGTGGTGCGCGGGGAATTGTTGATGGTGGTGTGTGTTGTGTTCGCTACTACTGCTGCGATGTTTATTCGATCTCTCGTCTTTATGCTTGTAGCTTGGAATTTTACCCGCTTCTATTTGCCTTCCCGTTTCGAGAATCTTTTGCGCCAGAACTTCGGGATtactttcttcaattttacCAACGTCTGGAACATCTGGCCATTCTTGGGAGCGCGTCCGATGGTCTCTACTTCGCCTCGACGACTTTGCATGCATTGATTTACTTGTTGTGGTAGTCGTCGTACTTGATGTAGTGACAGGCGCTGGAGCTACAGATGTTGCAATACTTAAATTCGTTCCCTGTGCCAGAAGTGCCGCGGCAGTTTTGCGTTCTTCCACTACCTTCTCAAGCGTAATACTCTCTTTTTCAATGGTTGATACCTGAGCGTAAAGTTTTTTCCTTTGCACCAAAGTATTAGCGATTTCTTTCAATAGTAGGTCGTGGGCAGCTGCTTCGGATATATCCAAAGTTTCGGCTGTTCCATTCTTTTGCTTTGTTAACTTAGCGAATTCAGGCAAGCTATGGAGATTCTTCTTTAAGAGCCGTTTCTGTTCAATTTCCCCAGCTGTCACTTGACTTGACATTTTCTTAACCATTCCCTGCAGCTCCTTATGACGACCAACAATTTCCTTAGCTTTTGCCAGCAAATCGTTTGGAGATGACATGTTTATGCCAAGTTCATTCATACGAGCTTTCAACAAAGCAACACTATCGTCGATAAgaactttaatttgtttgtccAATTGACTGGCACGATTCTTAATACGTTGCTTTCGCTCTTGCTCCATCTGAATCTTTCGCTTGAGATTAGGTACAAATGACTTAGATTTCATGTTATCAATCATGGTCATGTACTGTTGTCGAAATACgtccaaaataatttgtaaagcaTACGGAGTGTCTGAGGGCGCTTGCGGAATATCCAATTCCGTGTGGCTCATATCACCTGTCAGCGAAGTTAATTGCTGATCTACACAACCTGGAGCTGGTGGCAACTTTTTGCACATCATTTCTGCACTCGTGCTGAGTAAAGTTTGAGTGTGAAGCACATCCAAACCAACTATTTTCAAACTCTTCTTGCCACGACCTCCTCCCTTTTTCATGCGACCCTTTCGTTTGGCACCACCAACAGCATTCGGTGCTG
It encodes:
- the LOC129941887 gene encoding histone-lysine N-methyltransferase, H3 lysine-79 specific isoform X2 — translated: MATPQVKDLVLRSPAGSSEVVTFSWPLQIGHGQDKHDNGIDIIDTIKFVCEELPGISSAFEEVNLNNIDTACYKTMTNLVDRFNKAVDSIVALEKGTSLPTERLNKFADPSLLRHILQLVYNAAVSDPDKLNNYEPFSPEVYGETSYELVQQMIKHVTVNQDDTFIDLGSGVGQVVLQMAGSFPLKTCIGIEKADTPARYAQRMDTFFRQYMAWFGKRFCEYKLLKGDFLVDEHREKITSSTLVFVNNFAFGPNVDHQLKERFADLRDGARIVSSKSFCPLNFRITDRNLSDIGTIMHLSEIPPLKGSVSWTCKPVSYYLHVIDRTILERYFQRMKSHKGPEHNEHVGSTRTTRDRAKREANHQNQNHNNNHANSVNNSLNANNSSNSNTPTMNSNSNSTGSTTTNAQNGKASTKMDESSTDSEAEAVVAGTAPTTTRRTWSDWCSSKGKSSQSDDEENNNFSSTTNSRNIRAATQKRKKLTRKAAIASKSAAAAAAAQAAAEKIAAAAAQKESGNLAAPNAVGGAKRKGRMKKGGGRGKKSLKIVGLDVLHTQTLLSTSAEMMCKKLPPAPGCVDQQLTSLTGDMSHTELDIPQAPSDTPYALQIILDVFRQQYMTMIDNMKSKSFVPNLKRKIQMEQERKQRIKNRASQLDKQIKVLIDDSVALLKARMNELGINMSSPNDLLAKAKEIVGRHKELQGMVKKMSSQVTAGEIEQKRLLKKNLHSLPEFAKLTKQKNGTAETLDISEAAAHDLLLKEIANTLVQRKKLYAQVSTIEKESITLEKVVEERKTAAALLAQGTNLSIATSVAPAPVTTSSTTTTTTSKSMHAKSSRRSRDHRTRSQEWPDVPDVGKIEESNPEVLAQKILETGRQIEAGKIPSYKHKDERSNKHRSSSSEHNTHHHQQFPAHHSGPDSALMPAPPQGGLKQQQIPIVANHVSVTASVGRGSSKSSKNHQESPKVANFEDRLKSIITSALNEDQEHRKSQHQPVETTAPLPPVSPAKKSSSKSSTNTHQHQQTAQQQMHHHHLSNIITVATQGLTHLNSTTTISPITPPLQQHHYGHSVPNQNGPIHHMHHHSQTMPPTAHSGYKSSSAIPSNLGSSFSKQSTSSSSISSSTSLPPNSSGSSSSSLSAHHQQHQKYPKSNPSSSSSSSSLERGVSMHQLHAHNQHHSAQLQQPSNAHQHAALYAAATDLAFRRNYEHHYQEFKAPETMNRTLVEEPTRSHSASSDSAMYYPPTRDRLLSIERNQQQQPLQQPSRPSSSSSQPDYTQVSPAKMALRRHLSQEKLANQHVGPANGSNGSVMASKTIGDLVNGEIERTLEISHQSIINAVVNMSAMTVPPTTAGNGSTSTQSTTERPIINPNAQRPERVHVRVLDEISTQQNHPAPSHHPQQHQQHHHGHHPYNQISPRSRSDGSMSEIKKSPAHNLTTLAQVAYNQKIISKPQQQPSSSSSIGRQTNTMSCTSVGYQQQQHSMPSATSGSGSGTLPHPSPTSSSSRNNANSKRDYSKVALPRAEMKPCLESYFNEEPKSTPVTASICMKERMSNRRINGNPPLEGLAVSLQDHVMASRKFKEESEERQRRSELAAAHFQHSNATSNTSNVHSLTQHHDTKSSPIKVEIGMKRTSPIAHHPRPSKIPHYSSHEHLMAVNTNTNSNSCSSTNNGRASNSSLEPPLMSPEINSLMTDERPLQLSSRPRTTDDEKPMQIIQPASKRIRILEMYDNMNNIHVVRNDDDSYFEFEK
- the LOC129941887 gene encoding histone-lysine N-methyltransferase, H3 lysine-79 specific isoform X3, with translation MATPQVKDLVLRSPAGSSEVVTFSWPLQIGHGQDKHDNGIDIIDTIKFVCEELPGISSAFEEVNLNNIDTACYKTMTNLVDRFNKAVDSIVALEKGTSLPTERLNKFADPSLLRHILQLVYNAAVSDPDKLNNYEPFSPEVYGETSYELVQQMIKHVTVNQDDTFIDLGSGVGQVVLQMAGSFPLKTCIGIEKADTPARYAQRMDTFFRQYMAWFGKRFCEYKLLKGDFLVDEHREKITSSTLVFVNNFAFGPNVDHQLKERFADLRDGARIVSSKSFCPLNFRITDRNLSDIGTIMHLSEIPPLKGSVSWTCKPVSYYLHVIDRTILERYFQRMKSHKGPEHNEHVGSTRTTRDRAKREANHQNQNHNNNHANSVNNSLNANNSSNSNTPTMNSNSNSTGSTTTNAQNGKASTKMDESSTDSEAEAVVAGTAPTTTRRTWSDWCSSKGKSSQSDDEENNNFSSTTNSRNIRAATQKRKKLTRKAAIASKSAAAAAAAQAAAEKIAAAAAQKESGNLAAPNAVGGAKRKGRMKKGGGRGKKSLKIVGLDVLHTQTLLSTSAEMMCKKLPPAPGCVDQQLTSLTGDMSHTELDIPQAPSDTPYALQIILDVFRQQYMTMIDNMKSKSFVPNLKRKIQMEQERKQRIKNRASQLDKQIKVLIDDSVALLKARMNELGINMSSPNDLLAKAKEIVGRHKELQGMVKKMSSQVTAGEIEQKRLLKKNLHSLPEFAKLTKQKNGTAETLDISEAAAHDLLLKEIANTLVQRKKLYAQVSTIEKESITLEKVVEERKTAAALLAQGTNLSIATSVAPAPVTTSSTTTTTTSKSMHAKSSRRSRDHRTRSQEWPDVPDVGKIEESNPEVLAQKILETGRQIEAGKIPSYKHKDERSNKHRSSSSEHNTHHHQQFPAHHSGPDSALMPAPPQGGLKQQQIPIVANHVSVTASVGRGSSKSSKNHQESPKVANFEDRLKSIITSALNEDQEHRKSQHQPVETTAPLPPVSPAKKSSSKSSTNTHQHQQTAQQQMHHHHLSNIITVATQGLTHLNSTTTISPITPPLQQHHYGHSVPNQNGPIHHMHHHSQTMPPTAHSGYKSSSAIPSNLGSSFSKQSTSSSSISSSTSLPPNSSGSSSSSLSAHHQQHQKYPKSNPSSSSSSSSLERGVSMHQLHAHNQHHSAQLQQPSNAHQHAALYAAATDLAFRRNYEHHYQEFKAPETMNRTLVEEPTRSHSASSDSAMYYPPTRDRLLSIERNQQQQPLQQPSRPSSSSSQPDYTQVSPAKMALRRHLSQEKLANQHVGPANGSNGSVMASKTIGDLVNGEIERTLEISHQSIINAVVNMSAMTVPPTTAGNGSTSTQSTTERPIINPNAQRPERVHVRVLDEISTQQNHPAPSHHPQQHQQHHHGHHPYNQISPRSRSDGSMSEIKKSPAHNLTTLAQVAYNQKIISKPQQQPSSSSSIGRQTNTMSCTSVGYQQQQHSMPSATSGSGSGTLPHPSPTSSSSRNNANSKRDYSKVALPRAEMKPCLESYFNEEPKSTPVTASICMKERMSNRRINGNPPLEGLAVSLQDHVMASRKFKEESEERQRRSELAAAHFQHSNATSNTSNVHSLTQHHDTKSSPIKVEIGMKRTSPIAHHPRPSKIPHYSSHEHLMAVNTNTNSNSCSSTNNGRASNSSLEPPLMSPEINSLMTDERPLQLSSRPRTTDDVPNYDPRRRRCRPPSPQIGLIVPDSSSTPSRNCKS
- the LOC129941887 gene encoding histone-lysine N-methyltransferase, H3 lysine-79 specific isoform X4 is translated as MEVFPCQSSTRTTRDRAKREANHQNQNHNNNHANSVNNSLNANNSSNSNTPTMNSNSNSTGSTTTNAQNGKASTKMDESSTDSEAEAVVAGTAPTTTRRTWSDWCSSKGKSSQSDDEENNNFSSTTNSRNIRAATQKRKKLTRKAAIASKSAAAAAAAQAAAEKIAAAAAQKESGNLAAPNAVGGAKRKGRMKKGGGRGKKSLKIVGLDVLHTQTLLSTSAEMMCKKLPPAPGCVDQQLTSLTGDMSHTELDIPQAPSDTPYALQIILDVFRQQYMTMIDNMKSKSFVPNLKRKIQMEQERKQRIKNRASQLDKQIKVLIDDSVALLKARMNELGINMSSPNDLLAKAKEIVGRHKELQGMVKKMSSQVTAGEIEQKRLLKKNLHSLPEFAKLTKQKNGTAETLDISEAAAHDLLLKEIANTLVQRKKLYAQVSTIEKESITLEKVVEERKTAAALLAQGTNLSIATSVAPAPVTTSSTTTTTTSKSMHAKSSRRSRDHRTRSQEWPDVPDVGKIEESNPEVLAQKILETGRQIEAGKIPSYKHKDERSNKHRSSSSEHNTHHHQQFPAHHSGPDSALMPAPPQGGLKQQQIPIVANHVSVTASVGRGSSKSSKNHQESPKVANFEDRLKSIITSALNEDQEHRKSQHQPVETTAPLPPVSPAKKSSSKSSTNTHQHQQTAQQQMHHHHLSNIITVATQGLTHLNSTTTISPITPPLQQHHYGHSVPNQNGPIHHMHHHSQTMPPTAHSGYKSSSAIPSNLGSSFSKQSTSSSSISSSTSLPPNSSGSSSSSLSAHHQQHQKYPKSNPSSSSSSSSLERGVSMHQLHAHNQHHSAQLQQPSNAHQHAALYAAATDLAFRRNYEHHYQEFKAPETMNRTLVEEPTRSHSASSDSAMYYPPTRDRLLSIERNQQQQPLQQPSRPSSSSSQPDYTQVSPAKMALRRHLSQEKLANQHVGPANGSNGSVMASKTIGDLVNGEIERTLEISHQSIINAVVNMSAMTVPPTTAGNGSTSTQSTTERPIINPNAQRPERVHVRVLDEISTQQNHPAPSHHPQQHQQHHHGHHPYNQISPRSRSDGSMSEIKKSPAHNLTTLAQVAYNQKIISKPQQQPSSSSSIGRQTNTMSCTSVGYQQQQHSMPSATSGSGSGTLPHPSPTSSSSRNNANSKRDYSKVALPRAEMKPCLESYFNEEPKSTPVTASICMKERMSNRRINGNPPLEGLAVSLQDHVMASRKFKEESEERQRRSELAAAHFQHSNATSNTSNVHSLTQHHDTKSSPIKVEIGMKRTSPIAHHPRPSKIPHYSSHEHLMAVNTNTNSNSCSSTNNGRASNSSLEPPLMSPEINSLMTDERPLQLSSRPRTTDDDDVIPDDETHWQDRVSSGFDRLVAFASTELDKTRRSIDTDTAPSISCNTSPDSGITHSSNSEARTFLSTSSSSSQLDIGAHTDPMSDSSTKSSHDVVSISKTSIVDDAIESPPLSDIGLPRTPSPSAVTPPLGSLLFPQQPPTTSAPSESNVTSGSKASTTSSSSSSSSSTVQPCLKIPLKYQRKSKTSSEKHYKKKFCERNWGFEDETLYGSGDAATSECNGMLAGASSSLINNHRKEEVSAMHHKASKFRPKGKDWDWSVESKNKGSNVTTASSSTVVGI